The DNA sequence CATGCGCGGACTGCCGCGCGAGCTGGAGGAGGCGGCCCGTATCGACGGCTGCGGCCCGTTCCGCAGCTTCTTCAAGATCGTGCTGCCGCTCACCCGCCCCGCGCTGATCACCACCGCGATCTTCACCTTCATCTGGACGTGGAACGACTTCTTCACCCAGCTCATCTATCTCTTCGACCCCGACAAGTTCACGCTCACGCTCGCCCTGCGGTCGTTCGTGGACGCCTCCAGCACCTCGGCGTTCGGCCCGATGTTCGCGCTGTCCGTCATCGCGCTGCTGCCGATCGTGCTGTTCTTCCTCGCCTTCCAGCGCCTCCTGGTGGAGGGCATGGCCAGCTCCGGACTCAAGGGGTGAGCGGCATGAGTGGACCGAGTGGGACGCCGTCGCGTGAGGCGGGCGAGGTGTTCGGCCCGCGCATGACCCTGTTCGCCGACGTGCTGAGCGTCGGCCTCGCCACAGCCGTGGCCAGTCTGCCGCTGCTGACGGCGCCCGCGGCGCTGTCGACGGCGTGCGCGATGCTGCGCGGCGCCCGTGAGGAGCGGCCCGCCACCGCAGGACGGTACTTCGCGCTGCTACGGCGGCGACTGCGGGCCGGCGACCTGGCGGCGGGCGCCCTGGTGCTCGCGGGAGCGCTGCTGCTTGCCGGTGACCTGGCACTGGCGGGGGCGGGGCTGCCGGGTGCGCCGCTGTTCGCCGTGCCGGCCGCCGCGATCGTTGCGTGTGCCCTCGTGACCGGCCTCAGGGCCTGCGCCCGCCGCGAGTCGCTCACCGACTGGCGTGCGGCCGTGCGCGGGGCCGCCCGGGACTCCGTACAGGACGTGGGCGGCAGCGGCCTGGTGCTGCTCGCGGTGGCGACCGCGGTGCTGTGCGCCTGGATGATGGTGCCGCTCGCGTTCCTCGCCCCGGGACCGCTCGCCCTGGCGGTCACCGCCGTGGACGTACGGAGGGAGGGTAGGCGCGGGCAGACGAGGGCTCACCGCGCGGAGCGCGAATTCATCCCCTGATCTCCTCGCATGTCCCAGAGTTAACGGGTCATTAGGTCGCTTGCGGTGTAAAAGGACTGTTGGGGTGTCAATCATCTTGTCATGAACCTGCGACCCGACGGGCGGGTCGCAGCCTCATGGAGGTGTGGAATGCACCGCACACTCGCCACAGGTCTCGCCGCATCAGCCCTCTCCCTCATGGCCGTCGTCGCCACCGCCACGGCCGCGGAAGCCGCCCCCGCCGACAAGCCCCAGGTCCTGGCCAACTGGACCCAGACCAGCGCGTCGAGCTACAACTCCTGGGTCGCCGCCCGCTCCAACCAGTCCGCCTGGTCCGCGTACGGCTTCGACTGGTCCACGGACTACTGCTCCTCCTCGCCGGACAACCCGTTCGGCTTCCCCTTCTCCACGTCCTGCGCCCGGCACGACTTCGGCTACCGCAACTACAAGGCGCTGGGCACGTTCAGCGCCAACAAGACGCGCGTCGACAGTGCCTTCTACGAGGACCTCAAGCGCGTGTGCGCCGGCTACAGCGGTGCGTCGAAGACCGCCTGCAACAGCACGGCCTGGACCTACTACCAGGCCGTGAAGGCCTTCGGCTGATGAGCCGCTGAGTGACCGCACGGCAAAGGGGGCGCCGCTTGAGCGGCGCCCCCTTTGCGTGACGATTCAGCTCGTGGCCCGGAACGAGCGCAGGCGCAGCGAGTTGCCGACCACGAAGACCGACGAGAAGGCCATGGCCGCTCCGGCGATCATCGGGTTGAGCAGGCCGGCCGCGGCGAGCGGCAGGGCGGCGACGTTGTAGGCGAAGGCCCAGAACAGGTTCGACCGGATGGTGCCGAGCGTCCGGCGGGAGAGCCGGATGGCGTCGGCGGCGGCGCGCAGGTCGCCCCGCACCAGGGTCAGGTCGCCCGCCTCGATCGCGGCGTCCGTACCGGTGCCCATCGCCAGACCCAGGTCGGCCTGGGCGAGCGCGGCCGCGTCGTTGACGCCGTCGCCGACCATCGCGACCGAACGGCCCTCGTCCTGAAGCCGCTTGACGACGTCGGCCTTGTCCTGCGGCAGCACCTCGGCGATGACGTCCTCAGGAGCGATCCCGACCTCGCGGGCCACGGCGTGCGCGACGGCACGGTTGTCGCCGGTCAGCAGGATCGGGGTGAGCCCGAGGGCGCGCAGCCGCCGGATCGCCTCCGCACTGGTCTTCTTCACCGCGTCGGCGACCTCCAGGACCGCCCGCGCCTCACCGTCCCAGGCGACCGCGATGGCGGTACGACCGCCCTCCTCCGCCTCCGCCCTGGCCCGCCGCAGTTCCTCGGGCAGTTCCATCGCCCAGTCGGCCAGCAGCCGCTCCCGGCCCACCAGGACCGCGTGTCCGTCGACGACGCCCTGAACCCCGAGGCCGGGTACGTTCGCGAAGTCCTCCGGGGTGGGCAGCGAACCCAGCTTCTGCAGTGCCCCGTCGGCCACGGCACGGGCGATCGGGTGCTCCGAGGAGTGCTCCAACGCGCCCGCGAGACGCAGGACTTCGGCCTCGTCGGTGTTGTCCGCGGTGTGCACGGCCAACAGGGTCATCCGGCCGGTGGTCACGGTGCCCGTCTTGTCGAGGACGATCGTGTCGACCTTGCGCGTGGACTCCAGCACTTCCGGGCCCTTGATCAGGATCCCGAGCTGCGCGCCACGTCCGGTGCCCACCATCAGCGCGGTCGGCGTGGCAAGACCCAGGGCGCACGGGCAGGCGATGATCAGTACGGCGACCGCGGCGGTGAAGGCGGCGACCGGCTCGGCCCCGTTGCCCAGCCAGAAGCCGAGGGTGGCCAGCGCCAGGGTGATCACGACCGGCACGAACACGGCGGAGATCCGGTCCGCGAGCCGCTGCGCCGCCGCCTTGCCGTTCTGCGCGTCCTCCACCATCCGGGCCATCCGGGCGAGTTGGGTATCGGAACCCACGCGCGTGGCCTCGACGACGAGCCGGCCGCCCGCGTTGATCGTGGCGCCGGTGACCGGGTCGCCCACGGCCACCTCGACCGGCACGGACTCGCCGGTGAGCATCGAGGCGTCCACCGCCGACGAGCCCTCGACGACGGTCCCGTCGGTGGCGATCTTCTCGCCGGGCCGTACCAGGAAGCGGTCGCCGGCCTTCAACTCCGAGACGGGTATGGCGCGTTCGGCGCCGCTCCCACCCAGGACCGTCACGTCCTTGGCGCCCAGCTCCAGCAGCGCCTTCAGTGCCGCACCCGCCTTGCGCTTGGAGCGGGCCTCGAAATAGCGCCCGGCCAGGATGAAGGCGATGACACCGGCGGCAGCCTCCAGATAGATGTTCCCGGAGCCGTCACTGCGCGCGATGGTCAGCTCGAAGGGGTGCGTCATGCCCGGCTCGCCCGCCGTGCCGAGGAACAGCGCCCACAAGGACCACAGGAACGCGGCCGAGGTACCCACCGAGATCAGCGTGTCCATGGTGGCCGCGCCGTGCCGCAGATTGGTGAACGCCGCCTTGTGGAAAGGCCACCCGGCATACGTCACGACGGGCGCCGCCAGCGTGAGCGACAGCCACTGCCAGTACTCGAACTGCAGGGCCGGGATCATGGCCATCGCGACGACCGGCACCGCGAGCGCCACTGCGGTGACCAACCGTTCCCGAAGCGGCCGCAGTTCATCGGGCCCGTCGCCGCTCCCGGCCTCCTCGCGTGCGGGCGGCGCCGGCTCCTGCGCGGTGTACCCGGTCGCCTCCACGGTGGCGATCAGGTCCTGGACGGACACGTCGTCGCCGTAGCTGACCTTCGCCTTCTCGGTGGCGTAGTTGACGGTGGCGGTCACGCCGTCCATGCGGTTCAGCTTCTTCTCGATGCGCGCCGCGCACGAGGCACAGGTCATGCCGCCGATGGCGAGCTCTACCTCGGTCGTGGGGTCGGACGCGGTGGTGGTCATCCCAGCTCCTCGTGCGGGGTGCGGGCGGAGCCCGGTGCGGCCGGGCCCCGGCGATTCGGGGTGCGGGTCAGGCGGCGCGGCCGGTCAGCTCGTAGCCGGCCTCGTCGACGACCTCGGTGATCAGGGCGTCGTCCGGCTCGCCGGCGCTGGTGACGGTGACCTGGCCGGTCGCGAGATCGACACCGACCTCCGTGACGCCGTCCAGCTCGCTGATGACCTTGGTGAGCGTGGCCTTGCAGTGGGCGCAGCTCATACCGGACACGGCGTACGTGGTGGTGGTCATGGGTTCCTCCCGAAAGGGCACTGTCCCGGTCGACCCGGGTACGGGGTAGGGGTATCCTTGCCGGTGTCCATGTATACCCCTAGGGGGTAGCCAAGGCAAGTGAGGGACCGGGTTGACTTCATACCCCCTAGGGGTATCGTGAAGTGCAGTGAAGGATCATATCGAAGGACCGACCCGCAGGAGACCGCCATGCATGCCGGACTGAGGATCACCGCGTTCACCGCCGCACTGACCGCGACCTTCGGCACCGCCTACGGTGTGGGCAAGGGCGTCGACCCGGTCGTCGAGGACCCGGCCCCCGCCCGCCACGAGAGCCACAGTGAGGCGCCATCGGCACCGGAGGACGGCGGGCACGGCGGCGGGCACGAGACGAAGCCGGCCGGCGGGCTGCAGATCTCCGAGGGCGGCTACACCCTCGACCTGCGCACCCCGGGCGTCACGGCCGGACAGCGCTCCGACCTGAGCTTCGTCATCCGCGACGACGACGGACGTGCCGTCACCGCCTACCGGCGCGAGCACGAGAAGGAACTCCACCTCATCGTGGCCTCACGCGACCTGGACACCTATCGCCACCTGCACCCCACCCGCGCCGCCGACGGCACCTGGAGCATCCCCGTCGAGCTGCCCCGCGCGGGCGGCTACCGCGTCTTCGCCGACTTCACCCCGGCGAAGAAGGACGCCGAGAACCTCACCCTCGGCGCGGACCTGGCCGCCGCCGGCTCCTACGAGCCGCAGCCGATGCCGGCGCCGAACACCACGGCGAAGGTCCATGGCTACGAGGTCCGGCTGGACGGCGCCCTGCGCCCGGGCAAGGAGAGCGAGCTGAAACTGAAGGTCTCGCGGGGCGGCCACCCCGTCACCAACCTCCAGCCCTACCTCGGCGCCTACGGCCACCTGGTGGCCCTGCGCTCGGGCGACCTCGCCTACCTCCACGTCCACCCCAACGGGGAGCCCGGCGACGGCAGGACGAGGCCCGGCCCGGCGATCTCGTTCACGGCGACGGCGCCGAGCAGCGGCTCGTACCGGCTGTTCCTCGACTTCAAGCACGAAGGGGAGGTGCACACGGCGGAGTTCACCGTGCGGGCAGGGGCGACGGCGCCCGCCTCACAGGCGCCCGGACACGAGGACGGGACCGCGGAGCACGGGCACTGAGCGGCGGGTCAGATCCGCCCCGCCCGCCGCTGCCTCCGCAGCAGCAGCCCCAGGTACACCCCGCCGACGACCGCGGTCACCACACCGACGGGCAGTTGCGCAGACTCGTGGATGCGCTGCGAGGCGAAGTCCGCGGCGACCACGAGCAGCGCGCCGGTGCAGGTGGCCGCGAGGAGGTTCGGGCCGGGGGCCCGGGTGAGCCGGCGGGCCAGCTGGGGGGCGATGAGAGCCACGAAGGGGATCGGTCCGGCGGCTGCCGTGGCCACCGCGCAGGCCGCCGTGCCCAGGACGAGGATCACCAGCCGGGTCCGCTGGACCGGCACCCCGAGCCCGCCCGCCACGTCGTCGCCCATTTCCAGGATCCGCAGCCTGCTCGCGGCGAGCGCCACCAGCGGCAGCACGACGAGCAGGCCGACGGCAGCGGGTCGGACGTCGCCCCAACCCCGGCCGTTGAGGCTGCCGTTGAGCCACACCATCGCCTGCGCGGCCTGAGTGAAGCGGGCTTTGGCCAGCAAGTAGGCGTTCACACCCTGGAGCAGGGCGCTCACCCCGATGCCGACCAGCACCAGCCGGAACCCGTGGACGCCCTGCCGCCACGCCAGCAGATACACGAGCACGGCCGTCGCGAGGCCCCCGCCCACCGCCCCGAGGGCGATCTGGCCGCCGGTGCCGCCGACGAGCAGGACCACCAGCAGGCCCCCGGTGGCCGAGCCGTAGGTGAAGCCCACGATGTCGGGGCTGCCCAGCGGATTGCGGGTCAGGCTCTGGAAGAGGGCACCGCTCAGCCCGAGTGCCGCGCCGACGAGGATGGCGGTCAGCA is a window from the Streptomyces sp. NBC_00299 genome containing:
- a CDS encoding heavy metal translocating P-type ATPase, producing MTTTASDPTTEVELAIGGMTCASCAARIEKKLNRMDGVTATVNYATEKAKVSYGDDVSVQDLIATVEATGYTAQEPAPPAREEAGSGDGPDELRPLRERLVTAVALAVPVVAMAMIPALQFEYWQWLSLTLAAPVVTYAGWPFHKAAFTNLRHGAATMDTLISVGTSAAFLWSLWALFLGTAGEPGMTHPFELTIARSDGSGNIYLEAAAGVIAFILAGRYFEARSKRKAGAALKALLELGAKDVTVLGGSGAERAIPVSELKAGDRFLVRPGEKIATDGTVVEGSSAVDASMLTGESVPVEVAVGDPVTGATINAGGRLVVEATRVGSDTQLARMARMVEDAQNGKAAAQRLADRISAVFVPVVITLALATLGFWLGNGAEPVAAFTAAVAVLIIACPCALGLATPTALMVGTGRGAQLGILIKGPEVLESTRKVDTIVLDKTGTVTTGRMTLLAVHTADNTDEAEVLRLAGALEHSSEHPIARAVADGALQKLGSLPTPEDFANVPGLGVQGVVDGHAVLVGRERLLADWAMELPEELRRARAEAEEGGRTAIAVAWDGEARAVLEVADAVKKTSAEAIRRLRALGLTPILLTGDNRAVAHAVAREVGIAPEDVIAEVLPQDKADVVKRLQDEGRSVAMVGDGVNDAAALAQADLGLAMGTGTDAAIEAGDLTLVRGDLRAAADAIRLSRRTLGTIRSNLFWAFAYNVAALPLAAAGLLNPMIAGAAMAFSSVFVVGNSLRLRSFRATS
- a CDS encoding phospholipase is translated as MHRTLATGLAASALSLMAVVATATAAEAAPADKPQVLANWTQTSASSYNSWVAARSNQSAWSAYGFDWSTDYCSSSPDNPFGFPFSTSCARHDFGYRNYKALGTFSANKTRVDSAFYEDLKRVCAGYSGASKTACNSTAWTYYQAVKAFG
- a CDS encoding heavy-metal-associated domain-containing protein; this encodes MTTTTYAVSGMSCAHCKATLTKVISELDGVTEVGVDLATGQVTVTSAGEPDDALITEVVDEAGYELTGRAA
- a CDS encoding FecCD family ABC transporter permease gives rise to the protein MTTQAPPRTRTHVVRSRSHRLSLRVDVRAVTVCVLVLVATAAVGVLALGTGEYTISPPDVVRTLLGNGSPRTDFVINDLRLPRLLTAILVGAALGLSGALFQSLTRNPLGSPDIVGFTYGSATGGLLVVLLVGGTGGQIALGAVGGGLATAVLVYLLAWRQGVHGFRLVLVGIGVSALLQGVNAYLLAKARFTQAAQAMVWLNGSLNGRGWGDVRPAAVGLLVVLPLVALAASRLRILEMGDDVAGGLGVPVQRTRLVILVLGTAACAVATAAAGPIPFVALIAPQLARRLTRAPGPNLLAATCTGALLVVAADFASQRIHESAQLPVGVVTAVVGGVYLGLLLRRQRRAGRI